The genomic interval TTCAAATTTTTCTCTTTATTATAAATCTCGCAAACTTCATCAAAGATTCAGCCACTTTCAAAGGAGCTAAAAGTATTATCACCTTAAAAATACTTTTCAACGTCAAGCTAGTAAAATTTTTCAAAATACTTTTTTTTAAATCTTTTTTTAATGAAAAAAATTCTTTTTCATATTTTTCTAATAAACTACTATTTAATATAGCTAAAGCGCAGTCTAACTTTATTACAAATAGACTATGACCTGCTAAATTCAATAGTGATGGGTATTTCTTTTTTATTTGTTCTTCAATAAATTGAAAAGCTAAAATTCCTGTTAACCGCTCTTTTGTAAAATCTTTTGTCGTAAAACTAACGCCAGATTGAAAATAGTGATATTTAGCTTTGGATGAATAAACAATTTTATTTGATCTATCAAATAAATCAACACTAATTAAAACATCTTCACACATTGCTATCTTTTCATCTAATAACAAATTATCAAAGAGCTCTCGCCTATATAAGCGATTCCATAAAAACCCCGCAAATGGATTATTTTTTAGCATACATTCAATAGCTTCTTTTGAATTTAAAATTTGAACCATTTCTTGATTAGAATCCTTTTTTTGTTTACCATTAGGATAATTTAAAAATACTCCACATATAGAAATATCAGCATTATATTTTTCTATATTACAATGTAAATACTCATAAAAATCTGGCTCTAACCAATCATCACTATCTACAAAACTAATATATTGCCCCTTTGCTAATTGAATTCCTTTATTTCTAGCTGCACTAACTCCTTGGTTTCTTTGAGTAATGACAAAAATTTTCTCATTTCTATTTTTAAACTCATTACATATCTGTAAACTTTTATCATTGGAACCATCATCGATTAAAATAATTTCAAGTAGCCACTTAGACTGATTGATTACAGAAATTATGCATTTTTCTAGTGTCTTTTCTGCATTATAAATAGGAATGATAACACTAATTTTCTCCATCTTTTTTCCTCATACAATCACAATTATTTAACTGCTCTTTCCGAGCACCATCTACATTTTTCCCATTTACATAAATGTTTTTCATAATGATAGATATTAATTTTTATTAATTCTATACATCCAAATTTTTTTAATAGAAATTTTAAAACCTTTTTTATTGGATTTTGAGTAAACCTCTTTTCTATATTAACTAATCTTTCTTTAGGAATTTTATATTTTGAT from Massilibacillus massiliensis carries:
- a CDS encoding glycosyltransferase family 2 protein; translation: MEKISVIIPIYNAEKTLEKCIISVINQSKWLLEIILIDDGSNDKSLQICNEFKNRNEKIFVITQRNQGVSAARNKGIQLAKGQYISFVDSDDWLEPDFYEYLHCNIEKYNADISICGVFLNYPNGKQKKDSNQEMVQILNSKEAIECMLKNNPFAGFLWNRLYRRELFDNLLLDEKIAMCEDVLISVDLFDRSNKIVYSSKAKYHYFQSGVSFTTKDFTKERLTGILAFQFIEEQIKKKYPSLLNLAGHSLFVIKLDCALAILNSSLLEKYEKEFFSLKKDLKKSILKNFTSLTLKSIFKVIILLAPLKVAESLMKFARFIIKRKI